DNA from Tripterygium wilfordii isolate XIE 37 chromosome 15, ASM1340144v1, whole genome shotgun sequence:
AAGTGTCAAAAAAAAGTAGGTGGTAATATtcagatttcaagacaatctcaTTAATATAGATATAATTCATCACCACGTCATCAATAATATTTAAATACCAATATTTGAAAGGAAAATTATTCTTCTCTGccattttgaaaagaaaagttcGAGTGACAAAAAGAAGAATCCAAGAGAcatcaaatttataaattaaaaaaaaagaagcaaattatgctattttacaaaaggttaaaaaatataatactaAATTGCAactgataataaatatatatttttctaaatatattttaaagatACTGTGAGTGTCTCCATTCACCTGATCCTAGCATTTAGTCCCACACatcataaatattttattccaaaaaaagCCATAAAATTGAATTATTGGTAGCCCTTCCCAGTTTCCTCACATTTGAACTTTATTGTTCTTCTTTATAAACTGTCATACACAACTACAAATTTTGCAGAATCATACAGCAAGAGAAACATGAAGGTCTTAGCAATTACTCTTGCTTTCTTCTTCCATTTCATCTCTTCCGACGCATCGGCTGCAGCTCCTAGTGTCATCATAGTCGGAGCTGGAATATCAGGCAATCactatatctacatatatatatatacatgtcctTTAATTATATTGTGAATGTCTCTATTTTGTTTCAATGCAGGAATATTAGCTGCAAAGACACTACATGATGCTGGTGTGAGAGATTTCTTGATATTGGAAGCAAATCACAGAATTGGTGGGAGGCTGTGGAAAGGCCAGTTCAGTGGACACACGGTTGAGTTGGGTGCAAATTGGCTTTTCAGTGATGGACCTAACCCCAACATCTTCGTTGACATTGCCAAagaaattaaactcaagaccttCTATAGTGATTATGAGAACATATCATCCAACACCTACAAACAAGAGTATTAAttatttcatcaattttttgatTCATATAATATTGTCCAGATCCATttcttgacattttcttttctggGTCTATAGAGGAGGATTGTATCCAAAGAGTTTGGTGGAACAAACTATCAATGCCAGTGCGGCCGCCGCTGAGTTTTGCGCAAACTTTTCGAGGAAATTGTCGTCGCGTCGAGGGCAGGATGTGGACATGTCGATTCTGGCTGCGCAGCGACTCTACAACAAGTAACATCTCATCTCATCTTATCTTCTCTGTATCTATATCTCTGTATCTTTTCCAACTTCAGTAAGGTTGATTTTGTATGAATAATTTCGATAGGGTCCCGACGACTCCCCTTGAGATGGTAATAGATTTCTATTACAATGATTATGAAGACGCAGAGCCACCAAAATACACAAGCCTGAAGCACACGTATCCTCGCGGTGAATCCGAAGATTTTGGGGAAAGTACATACTTTGTCGCGGATCCGAGAGGGTTTGAAAGTGTTGTTCATTATTTTTCTGATGAGTTCCTGCTAAACAAAAATGGAGTTATAAGGGACCCTAGGCTCAGACTAAATAAGGTATATATGCGACATTTTCATTATATAAAAATGTTCAAATTTATGGCAATTTTTCAATTCTATATGTATGCGAACTGTGCAGGTAGTGAGAGAGATCCAGTATACCAAGACAGGAGTGACAATGAAAACTGAAGATGGATCGGTGTATAAATCTAAGTATGCAATACTATCTGTGAGCCTGGGAGTTCTTCAGAGTAACCTCATTAGTTTCAAGCCAACATTACCTGTGAGTGTTTGAAATCAATATTGCTTATGTGAACCGTTGGAAATCCAAGCCCAAACACGTTAATGACATTGTTGTCCACTTTGGGTCACGTCCCCacttgaatttgtttttcaagAACTGTCGCCATTAGTTCTTAAGCGCAAAAAATGCGTCCTTTAGTTATATAGACTCGATTCGGTTATGCTAATCCGATGAGTGATATTAGTCTTAACATGAACACGTACATGATTTCTCTATTTTCCTTaccttaattattttatttttgtccaattaATATGATTCAGTTGTGGAAAAGGATAGCAGTTTCAGATTTCAGCATGGCCGTGTACACCAAAATATTCCTAAAATTCCCTCACATTTTCTGGCCTATCGGTCCCGGAACAGAGTTCTTCCTTTATGCTCATGAAGATCGTGGATATTATCCCCTTTGGCaggtacatacatatatatatatacacacacacacgtatataTGTCTATAATTGGGCAATATTTATGTAGTTTGCTAATTGATTTTTAACATTCCATTTTCATTGTGACAGCATTTGGAGAATGAAATTCCAGGATCAAACATATTATTTGTCACAGTGACAGACGTGGAGTCAAAGAGGATAGAGCAGCAATCAGATAAGGAAACTGTAGCAGAGATCATGATGGTACTCAAGAAAATGTTTGGAAATCACATTCCAGATCCACAAGACATTTTGGTACCCAGATGGT
Protein-coding regions in this window:
- the LOC120016136 gene encoding polyamine oxidase 1-like, which gives rise to MKVLAITLAFFFHFISSDASAAAPSVIIVGAGISGILAAKTLHDAGVRDFLILEANHRIGGRLWKGQFSGHTVELGANWLFSDGPNPNIFVDIAKEIKLKTFYSDYENISSNTYKQEGGLYPKSLVEQTINASAAAAEFCANFSRKLSSRRGQDVDMSILAAQRLYNKVPTTPLEMVIDFYYNDYEDAEPPKYTSLKHTYPRGESEDFGESTYFVADPRGFESVVHYFSDEFLLNKNGVIRDPRLRLNKVVREIQYTKTGVTMKTEDGSVYKSKYAILSVSLGVLQSNLISFKPTLPLWKRIAVSDFSMAVYTKIFLKFPHIFWPIGPGTEFFLYAHEDRGYYPLWQHLENEIPGSNILFVTVTDVESKRIEQQSDKETVAEIMMVLKKMFGNHIPDPQDILVPRWWTHRLYRGTYANWPSRFNKKSHDQLGEPVGPIYFTGEYLSSEYLGYINGAYLEGIKTANDVIDCIKKKSCRGFKTV